In bacterium, a genomic segment contains:
- a CDS encoding phenylacetate--CoA ligase family protein: MSLPTPKSDGREIPGFSRLLRDIVRAGRGRPEDTALLQQARLCRLIEFARSRSSFYRERYAALPRDVRDLSVLPPVSKSDLMANFDRWATDPAVTRESADAFIADPARIGRLYLDRYVAFSTSGTTGTPAVFLQDRGAMSVYQALLLARRLPTLIAAGDFLPFLRNRARTATIITTGGHFASSVVEALVRSRHPWLAGRNRTFSLMDPLPSLVRALNEFRPAIVGSYPTVLAVLAGEQAAGRLRIAPALLLSGAERLSPPLAKRISETFRCPLRDTYAASEFMGIAFDCRYRRLHVNADWLILEPVDADGEPVAPGEASHTTLLTNLANRVQPLIRYDLGDSVTVFPEACPCGSPLPALRPGGRRDEILWIELADGGSMPLIPLVLATAVEEAPGVLRYQVLQAGPRRLRLRLDEAPGHDRARVCDDVLHRLRAYLSSQGLASVEVELSGERPRSDTRGGKLRQFLVERGS, translated from the coding sequence ATGTCCTTGCCGACCCCGAAGAGTGACGGCCGTGAGATCCCCGGATTTTCCAGGCTGCTGCGGGACATCGTGCGCGCCGGGCGGGGCCGCCCGGAAGACACGGCCTTGCTGCAGCAGGCCCGCCTTTGCCGGTTGATCGAATTCGCCAGGAGCCGGTCCTCCTTCTACCGGGAGCGTTACGCCGCCCTTCCCCGGGACGTCCGCGACCTGTCGGTACTCCCGCCGGTGTCCAAGTCGGACCTGATGGCGAATTTCGACCGTTGGGCGACCGACCCGGCGGTCACGCGGGAATCGGCGGATGCTTTCATCGCCGACCCGGCCCGGATCGGGCGACTTTACCTGGACCGGTACGTCGCCTTCTCCACTTCCGGAACGACCGGGACCCCCGCCGTATTCCTGCAAGACCGTGGGGCGATGTCCGTCTACCAGGCCCTGCTGCTGGCGCGTCGTCTCCCGACGCTGATCGCCGCCGGCGACTTCCTCCCCTTCCTGAGAAACCGGGCGCGGACGGCGACGATCATCACCACCGGAGGGCACTTCGCCAGCTCGGTCGTGGAGGCCCTCGTCCGATCCCGCCATCCGTGGCTGGCAGGCCGCAACCGCACGTTCTCCCTGATGGACCCCCTCCCGTCGCTCGTGCGCGCCTTGAACGAATTCCGTCCGGCGATCGTGGGAAGCTACCCCACCGTGCTGGCCGTCCTGGCCGGGGAGCAGGCGGCCGGACGCCTGCGGATCGCCCCCGCCCTCCTGCTCTCCGGGGCCGAACGCCTGTCCCCTCCTCTCGCGAAGCGAATTTCCGAAACGTTCCGATGCCCCCTTCGGGACACGTACGCCGCATCGGAATTCATGGGCATCGCCTTCGACTGCCGGTACCGCCGCCTGCATGTCAACGCAGACTGGCTGATCCTGGAGCCGGTGGATGCCGACGGCGAACCGGTTGCGCCGGGCGAAGCCTCCCACACCACGCTGTTGACGAACCTGGCCAACCGCGTCCAGCCGCTCATCCGCTACGACCTCGGCGACAGCGTGACCGTGTTCCCCGAGGCATGTCCCTGCGGCAGCCCGCTTCCCGCCCTCCGGCCCGGGGGCAGGCGCGACGAGATCCTGTGGATCGAACTCGCGGACGGCGGGTCCATGCCGCTGATCCCGCTGGTATTGGCCACGGCCGTGGAGGAGGCGCCGGGCGTCCTGAGATACCAGGTACTCCAGGCGGGTCCGCGTCGCCTTCGACTCCGCCTCGACGAGGCCCCGGGGCATGATCGGGCGCGGGTCTGCGATGACGTCCTCCATCGCCTCCGCGCCTACCTGTCTTCCCAGGGCCTCGCGTCGGTGGAGGTGGAATTATCGGGGGAACGTCCGCGCAGCGACACGCGGGGTGGAAAGCTGCGCCAGTTCCTTGTCGAACGCGGAAGCTGA
- a CDS encoding serine protease encodes MDAPHPGKGPPGTGRWLERKLTYEARRRFRTVFQGAILAIIMIVAAVFFRDVIRDRKVLEQSGRNADDTARHDSIGAGAGGDPGVTSGPSPPLGAISGRTASPDSVDTSEAVFRKASPSVVTVKIYSGEEKRLTVQGSGVVVDHGVVVTNRHVVESGSEIRVIDRGQSHPASVVYADREYDMCALGVPGLPAPPAEMASLQTVRVGQRVYAIGAPRGLELTISDGLVSAIRPYGTFPVIQTNAAISKGSSGGGLFDTDGRLVGITTAAAIEGQNINFALAADLVSQLPARTADIGTLAPIVPVRRADDINDKELLDDLQEGKRAIAAGEAELKAMVEEINRYAFTLDEMRQSLNGFRASRDTKAFNDLVPRYNQLAGRRDEAASRYERKRQAVADLVERHNRTVERYRNQGRLQ; translated from the coding sequence ATGGATGCGCCACACCCTGGAAAAGGTCCGCCCGGAACCGGGCGGTGGCTCGAGCGGAAGCTCACCTATGAAGCCAGGAGGCGCTTCCGCACGGTGTTCCAGGGTGCGATCCTCGCGATCATCATGATCGTCGCCGCGGTGTTTTTCAGGGACGTGATCCGCGACCGGAAAGTCCTGGAACAATCCGGCCGGAATGCGGATGACACGGCGCGCCACGATTCCATCGGAGCGGGCGCGGGCGGCGATCCGGGAGTGACTTCCGGACCATCGCCGCCTCTCGGGGCAATTTCCGGGAGGACGGCGTCTCCCGACTCCGTCGACACTTCCGAGGCGGTATTCCGGAAAGCCTCCCCGAGCGTGGTCACGGTGAAGATCTACAGCGGGGAAGAGAAGCGCCTGACCGTGCAAGGCAGCGGCGTGGTGGTCGATCACGGGGTGGTCGTGACGAACCGGCACGTCGTGGAATCGGGCAGCGAGATCCGGGTAATCGATCGCGGCCAGTCCCACCCTGCGTCCGTCGTGTACGCCGACAGGGAATACGACATGTGCGCGCTCGGGGTTCCGGGGCTTCCCGCCCCTCCGGCGGAGATGGCGTCCCTGCAGACCGTCAGGGTGGGACAACGTGTCTATGCGATCGGCGCCCCCCGGGGACTGGAGTTGACCATCAGCGACGGCCTGGTGTCCGCCATCCGTCCTTACGGGACATTCCCCGTGATCCAGACGAACGCCGCCATCTCGAAGGGATCCAGCGGGGGCGGCCTGTTCGACACCGATGGTCGCCTGGTGGGGATAACGACGGCTGCGGCGATCGAAGGCCAGAACATCAATTTTGCGCTTGCCGCGGACCTGGTCTCGCAGCTCCCCGCCAGGACGGCGGATATCGGGACGCTTGCGCCGATCGTTCCCGTGCGCCGGGCGGACGATATCAACGACAAGGAACTGCTGGATGACCTGCAGGAAGGCAAGCGTGCGATCGCGGCGGGCGAGGCGGAACTGAAGGCGATGGTGGAGGAGATCAACCGGTATGCCTTCACGCTCGACGAAATGCGGCAGTCATTGAACGGGTTCCGCGCCTCCCGCGACACGAAGGCATTCAACGACCTGGTTCCCCGGTACAACCAGCTTGCCGGCCGGAGGGACGAGGCGGCGAGCCGCTACGAGCGGAAACGGCAGGCCGTCGCCGACCTCGTGGAGCGGCACAACCGGACGGTGGAGCGGTACAGGAACCAGGGACGGCTGCAGTGA